The following is a genomic window from Paenibacillus thiaminolyticus.
CCGTAACTGTTATAATAAGCGTGTTCCGCAAGCGAGCTTCACCGCCATGGGAAGCCGGCGCGAACCGATATCTAGTCAGTCTATCCGAACGGGGGAATTGAGAATCATGACACAACATCGACGGCTGCCGCTCCGAAGCTGTCTCCTTCTGCTCGCGGCCTTCGTCCTCGCGCTTGGCGGATGCGCCAAGGGGAATGCGACGAACGCCGGATCCGCCTCCGGGGCGTCTTCGATCAAGCAGCAAACGTATTTTATTTTCGATACGATCGTGACGGTCAAAATATATGATGAACGGGCGGGAGACGCCCAATTCAAAGACATTGAAGCGGTCCTGAAGGAGATCGACCATAAAATGAACCGTCAGGACAAGGAGAGCGAAATCTCGAAAGTCCAAGCCGCTTCCGGCAAGGAAGCCGTGGCAGTCTCTCAGGATACGTTCGATATTATCGCCACCTCGCTGGACTATGCCAAGCGCACCGGAGGCATGTTCGATCCGACAGTCGGCCCGATCGTCGATCTGTGGGGCATCGGCTCGGAGAATGCCAAGGTTCCCGATCCTGCCGAATTGAAGCAGAAGCTGGAACTGGTCGACTACCGGGATGTCACCCTCAATCCGGACAAGCGGGAAGTGAAGCTCGAGAAGGAAGGCATGGAGCTTGACCTCGGCAGCATCGGCAAAGGCTATGCCGCTGACCGCATCGCGGATTATTTGCGCGAGTCAGGATTCGAGAGCGCGATCGTCGATCTCGGCGGTAACATTTTCGCCGTCGGGCCGAAGCCGGGCGGCAAGGATTGGATCATCGGGGTCCAGGATCCGGATGAGACACGCGGCAATCAGATCGGCAAAATGACGGTGCAGAACAAGACGATTGTCACCTCCGGCGTGTATGAACGGTATTTCGTCGAGAACGGCAAGCACTATCACCATATTCTGGACCCGATGACCGGGTATCCGGTCGAGAATACTCTGAGCAGCGTCACGATCGTGACAAGCAGCTCGACTCATGCCGATGCGCTGTCCACCTCGACATTCGCACTCGGACTGGACGAAGGGATGAAGTTCATCGAATCCAATCCGGAAGCCGAGGCCATTTTCATCACGACCGATCATAAAGTATACTGCACACCGGGCATTAAGGATATCTTCGAGTTGACGAATAGCAATTACACAATCGTCAAGCAGTAGTCGTTTCCTGCCTGTGGCGAGATGAAGGGGTGCCCCTGGCCTTATCCGGCCGGACGGCACCCCTGCTGCATTTGCAGCATTTGTAACATTTACAGCATTTGCAGCGTCCGCACCGTACACGGTACCCGTCCATCGACGTTCCAAGTCCTTGCCTGCGCTCCTATTTACCTAAATCGCGGACAGCACAGCGCCGGTCGCGATGCGATGGAAGAACGGAGAATGCGAGACGCGATGCTCTCCGACCGGATCATTCGCATTGAACGGCAGCCGCCCCGCCTCTAGCTCCTCGAGTCTGTCCACCCGGCCCTCCACATAATCGAGCAGCCGATCCTCGGCCGATTGCAGCCGGGCCATCACCCCGCCGTAGCGGATGTCAAGCACTTCCCAGCCGAACGGCTTGCTCGTCGCCATCCACAGCGCGCGATGCGCCTTGCGCGTCAGATCCACCTGCGCGCGGACGCGCGGAATGACGCGCTCCGCCAGGCTGCGGAGCTTGTCATGTTCCCGCGTCCGGTAGGCGGCGGTCACCTGCAGACCGAGCGTACCCTTCATGGCCAGCGTCTCCGCCAGCTTCGCATAGAACCCGAACACCCGCTTATGCGTGCCCGCAGCTTGCGCTTCGGCCGCGGCCAACCGTTCGGCCAGCTTCGCATAATGCGCCGGCAGCGCCGTCTCCAGTTCGCCTTCCAGATCTTTGTCGAACAGACCGATTAACGTATCCTGCCAGAGCAGGAACTTGGACGCGTTCGAGCTATGCATATTGTTCTTCGTCACACCCGGCGTTTCGTCCAGATAGGTCAGCTGCCAATAATCGGCCAGACGCTGGCCGGTGCAGAGACGGAAGCGATCCGCCAGTGCAGCCTCGTCCACTTC
Proteins encoded in this region:
- a CDS encoding FAD:protein FMN transferase, encoding MTQHRRLPLRSCLLLLAAFVLALGGCAKGNATNAGSASGASSIKQQTYFIFDTIVTVKIYDERAGDAQFKDIEAVLKEIDHKMNRQDKESEISKVQAASGKEAVAVSQDTFDIIATSLDYAKRTGGMFDPTVGPIVDLWGIGSENAKVPDPAELKQKLELVDYRDVTLNPDKREVKLEKEGMELDLGSIGKGYAADRIADYLRESGFESAIVDLGGNIFAVGPKPGGKDWIIGVQDPDETRGNQIGKMTVQNKTIVTSGVYERYFVENGKHYHHILDPMTGYPVENTLSSVTIVTSSSTHADALSTSTFALGLDEGMKFIESNPEAEAIFITTDHKVYCTPGIKDIFELTNSNYTIVKQ